Sequence from the Pirellulales bacterium genome:
ACGTCCCGCTATGTCCGATCAGACAAACGCCGAGTGCCGCAATGATTGAGGCCAGAGCGTAGCGCATAATCGCGATGGGGCGAGTGAGCGATTGCGTGATCTACTTAACCAGTGAAGTTCCCTATGCCGCAGCACGCTTTCTTGCGGCGGCTGCGACCGCGAATCCACCAAGTGCAAGTAAAATAAACGACGTCGGCTCCGGCACGGCACTGATTGTTCCGTTGCCGGCAAGGAGAAGGTTGATTAGTGCCTGCATTTTAAAATTGGTTAGATTGGAACCACTATTGCCAGGAATGTTATTGATTGCGGCCAAATCGGAAGCGCTCACATTGTACGTGCTTTCATATAGCGGCAAATTGGTCAGCGCCAGTTCCAAGGCGTTAATGTCGGCGGAATCGACGTGGCCATTTTTGTTGTAATCACCCGGCGCTGGAGGCGCTGCGGTAGTAGCTAACGTCAGACTTAAGTCATCGAATGCGAAATATGCATTCGAGTTGCCATTGATATTCAGCATATATGCGAGGATCGATTGGGTGTTGGCCGGGGCCGTGGCCGTTACGCTGCCAAATTCCCACGTGTTTTGCGGAAGCGGTATCCCACCACCGCCTCCGGGTGTTCCAAAATTTACGCCTATCGCCCCTCCGATCTGCGTGCCACCCGATGGCCCGTCGAAATACGCGATTTGTAATATCGCAAAGTCATTGCTGCCAGTTACCAATACGTTGGGGGTCCTTACCCAACCGGATAAAGTATATACCTGCCCTGGGCTGGCAGGGAGAACTTCATACGCGCCTGGAACGGAATAGCCACCATTGCCGCCGGGCATCTCCATATCCCAAACGCCGCTGTGCGCAACGGTAGGCTGGCCACCCGCTGGGGGCACAAAATTATCAGGAGGGCCCGGATTCTCTCCTTCGAACGGTAATCCGCCAAATTCTGCCCAGCCGGGTGCGTCGGTGGTGTTTGGATTGGTAGTTACTGTCCCAATTTCAAACCCGGGATCTACCAATAAGTTCGTCTGTCCCCAGCTCGCTTGCGCGAATACAAGCATGCAAGTACCTATTGCCGACAGAGAGAATAACCGTCTCAATTGTGTTTTCATGTTTGTCCCTTTCACGAATGACCCGTGTTGATATTTCCCATATGGGCTGAGCCTAGAACCGGTCCAAGGTCACAACCGTCGGCGTTTTTAACCGGCGCTCCGACTGCGTCCAACGCTGAGCCAGGTCCCTAAACAGCTGGTCAAACAGACTCCCCGAACGCACTCCCTATTGATTCGCAGATTATTAGTTCTTTTTTAATCTTAAGCTACGGCGAATGCAAACATTTTACGAACATTTCGCCAACGAGAGAGCCTCTTTACAAGCGAAATTTGCCCTGGCCGAGGGCATTTGATCGGACCGAAGCCCCGACCGCCCCCCATTGGCTGCCATTCAGCGTGGTGATCAAAGCGCCGCAATTTATCAGCGAATTGTCCGGGTTATCGCCTTTCGTCTCCAGACGGCAAGGCCACCCAACGCCAGCAGAACGAACGTCGATGGTTCCGGGACGTCTTCGGTTGAGCCTTTCCCTGATTTCAATGCGTTAATCAGGCTTTGCAAATCGGTATTATTGAATTTGCCATCCCCGTTCATATCGCCGATCAGGTTCAATTGAGCCGTTGTTAGGCTTTCGCCGGCCGCGAAGGTTGCTTCATTGGTCAGCGCCTGTTCCATGGCAGTGACATCCTTGGCGTCGAGATGCCCATCTCGGTTCACGTCGCCAAGAATAGGAAGGGAAAACGCTTCGACGTCGGAAATGGTCATGGTGTAACTGCCCGCAGCAATGGGTGGACGGCTATTGGGGGTGTTAAAGCCCGGATATTGCCCGCCGACCGCCAGATTCATGACTAGGTAAAAGTTCTTATCGAATGGGGCCGCATTCGTAGCCCCCGTTCCCCCGGGGTTATACCAGCCTGTGCTATTAGTACCGGCATTGCTTCCAGTTTGCGATTCATACAGCAAGCCGTCTACATACCATGCTAACAGACCGTGGGTATAGGTCGTCCCGTTGTAAGTCGCGCCAGCCGGAAGCCATAGCAAGTCGTAGGTGTGGGAATTTTGCGTGTTATAGCCGGGATGGCTGCTGCTGTTGTACACTTGCGTCGCGCTGATATCAAAACTTGGACCGCTGTGGTAAGAGCCTTGCTCCTGCTGGTTGGCGGTCGAACCGCCGCCGCCTCCGGATTCAAAAACATCGACTTCACCCGACGTGGGCCAGCCCGAGCCGTAACCCTTTGAGTTCTGCGGAAGCATCCAGAGGGCGGGCCACAGGCCGCTGCCCGACGGAGCGGAAGCAGTCCATTGAAACAGACCGTAAGTCTGCGAAAAGTAATTACTGGTATTGATGCGCGCGGAAGTGATCTCCGTAGAATTGACTGGGTGGGTAGTGGTGTTGGTGGTGACTTGGGGCGTAGTGAAATTGTTGGGGACAATGGCAGTGATGTTCAAGCCATTGCTGTTGATAAACAAGTTGCTATTGGACAGGTTGCCGCTGGTCTTCGCGTCGTTGTAGTACTCCCATTCGTTATTCCCCCAGCCGTTTAATCCATCCTGCGCGCCGGTGCCAAATTCTGCGGTCCAGTGGTTTAAATCGGTTTGGGCATTGGCCGAAGTGAAATCGTTGGACAACGTTTGCAGCCAGGGGAGGCCGTTGGGAGCATTCACAGCCGCTGCCGGTTCTGTGGCGAAACTTGGAGTAGCAATTCCCAAGACAAGCACGAAAGCCAGTGCGGGAACGAAACCACGATGCAGGGTGAAATTTCGCCGACCGGAATTCCGAGTGCCAATTCTCATGCTTCTGTTCCGTTCTCTCTGATAAAGCGCGCGTTTGCCGTTACCGAGGCCCACGAAAACGGCCGCACAGCTCCGCTGACATTGACAAGCCCGAAAATCATCCCCCGGCGGCGTCGTTTTAAACGCCGCGACTAAGAATACCAGCCCCAATGCTAACATTTCC
This genomic interval carries:
- a CDS encoding dockerin type I domain-containing protein; this translates as MRIGTRNSGRRNFTLHRGFVPALAFVLVLGIATPSFATEPAAAVNAPNGLPWLQTLSNDFTSANAQTDLNHWTAEFGTGAQDGLNGWGNNEWEYYNDAKTSGNLSNSNLFINSNGLNITAIVPNNFTTPQVTTNTTTHPVNSTEITSARINTSNYFSQTYGLFQWTASAPSGSGLWPALWMLPQNSKGYGSGWPTSGEVDVFESGGGGGSTANQQEQGSYHSGPSFDISATQVYNSSSHPGYNTQNSHTYDLLWLPAGATYNGTTYTHGLLAWYVDGLLYESQTGSNAGTNSTGWYNPGGTGATNAAPFDKNFYLVMNLAVGGQYPGFNTPNSRPPIAAGSYTMTISDVEAFSLPILGDVNRDGHLDAKDVTAMEQALTNEATFAAGESLTTAQLNLIGDMNGDGKFNNTDLQSLINALKSGKGSTEDVPEPSTFVLLALGGLAVWRRKAITRTIR
- a CDS encoding PEP-CTERM sorting domain-containing protein — encoded protein: MLVFAQASWGQTNLLVDPGFEIGTVTTNPNTTDAPGWAEFGGLPFEGENPGPPDNFVPPAGGQPTVAHSGVWDMEMPGGNGGYSVPGAYEVLPASPGQVYTLSGWVRTPNVLVTGSNDFAILQIAYFDGPSGGTQIGGAIGVNFGTPGGGGGIPLPQNTWEFGSVTATAPANTQSILAYMLNINGNSNAYFAFDDLSLTLATTAAPPAPGDYNKNGHVDSADINALELALTNLPLYESTYNVSASDLAAINNIPGNSGSNLTNFKMQALINLLLAGNGTISAVPEPTSFILLALGGFAVAAAARKRAAA